The sequence TCCAGCGGGTCGACGTAGGTATCGCCAACCAGGATCGCGAAGTGCAGGTGGTCGCCCCCGGCCAGCCCGGTGGCGCCGGAGAGCCCGAGGCGTTCGTCGACGTCGACGGAGTCGCCCGCCCGGCCGGCCCGGGGCGACCGGTGTGCGTAGGGCGGGACGAGCCCGCGGCCGGGGTGGATTGTAACCCACGTTGCGGAGATGACCC comes from Myxococcota bacterium and encodes:
- a CDS encoding M23 family metallopeptidase; protein product: VISATWVTIHPGRGLVPPYAHRSPRAGRAGDSVDVDERLGLSGATGLAGGDHLHFAILVGDTYVDPLEWWDPKWIASHVAPNLPLPGS